A DNA window from Paenibacillus sp. HWE-109 contains the following coding sequences:
- a CDS encoding helix-turn-helix domain-containing protein, producing the protein MLRLFKLRGSFLSRIIVATVAIFLFSIILISIINYSYNTKINDKHTSDTYQKLLSQTDYNIETLYERVFQIGEQLLNDSEIIRGLYSNELNPIDAMKVENRVDEVVSANPYINSVYLYNGETGRFIHTINKDVDIPVIDQQAVGLIDVRKKMNKMLFLPHQQSYIYDSKPYVSNILSLIFTYSGSRNGHAIFINLELKSIQDLFNKMGSTAYSNFIIVDKQGVNILNSNQPEQFMHDRSKQDFISKVIHSEAKSNHFIEQIDKKKFLITYVYNEKLEWYLINTTSYDYLSKDSFTFLRNIILISLVVLLFSIAATVLLINKIYLPFGKVVKMIKYSHPFVSSAEYADDVEYVSDVFKGLIHKVMSLEDSAVKDRNKLKEGFLRECLNQEGSIDEQGIAANFQKLEIQLKTTNLRVLVLVMEGEHGYISNQRDKQLSLVKEAVYELALRIFADHGALEKIETGSHSMVLLMNDTEGMSDDAWLGFVHHVDKMMGIQLKIGVGEGAATMQELANSYETAREALEYVFLRDDQRIYFYDKIQAAIRKKFHYPLKLENSLLNHLKLNDSKAAMENIDELFEEIKDCSIKDIHATLKQIGSNLDKVFNEIVDLSPIYTAHRMESLADVISSFARVDMLKQFFEELVPFIIQELKGNRYRDCKEIIKQACDYIQQHYRKDDLSADSVATALHISIPYFSKLFNENMRVSFSTYVTNLRLAEAEDLLLHTSLRVKEIGEQIGFLNSTYFITVFKKKHGLSPNQFRQMKKAN; encoded by the coding sequence ATGTTGAGGCTTTTCAAGCTAAGGGGAAGTTTCCTAAGTCGAATAATTGTAGCGACGGTAGCTATCTTTTTATTTTCAATTATTTTGATTTCGATCATCAATTATTCCTACAACACCAAAATCAATGATAAGCATACATCTGATACATACCAGAAATTACTATCGCAAACCGATTATAATATCGAAACGCTGTATGAGCGAGTTTTTCAGATCGGGGAACAGCTTCTCAATGATAGCGAAATCATTAGGGGGCTATATTCCAATGAGCTTAACCCGATAGATGCCATGAAGGTTGAAAACCGAGTCGATGAAGTGGTCAGTGCGAATCCCTATATTAATTCCGTCTATCTGTACAATGGGGAAACGGGAAGGTTCATTCATACGATTAACAAGGATGTTGACATTCCAGTCATTGATCAGCAGGCGGTAGGACTCATCGATGTGCGGAAAAAAATGAACAAAATGCTGTTTCTTCCTCATCAACAAAGCTATATCTACGATTCCAAACCTTACGTTAGCAACATTCTCTCTCTGATTTTCACGTATTCAGGGAGCAGGAATGGACACGCTATCTTTATCAATTTGGAGCTGAAATCCATTCAGGATCTCTTCAACAAAATGGGCAGTACCGCCTATTCGAACTTTATTATTGTCGATAAACAAGGCGTGAATATTCTCAACAGCAATCAACCGGAACAATTCATGCATGATCGCAGTAAGCAAGATTTTATAAGCAAAGTCATCCATTCCGAGGCAAAATCCAATCATTTTATTGAGCAAATTGATAAGAAGAAGTTCCTGATCACCTATGTTTATAACGAAAAGCTGGAATGGTATCTCATCAATACAACAAGTTATGACTACCTTTCCAAAGATAGTTTTACTTTTCTGAGAAATATCATTCTTATATCGTTGGTTGTTCTATTGTTTAGCATTGCTGCGACAGTCCTCCTAATCAATAAAATCTATCTGCCATTCGGTAAAGTCGTTAAGATGATCAAATATAGTCATCCATTCGTTTCCTCTGCCGAATATGCGGATGATGTGGAATATGTCAGCGATGTCTTCAAGGGACTTATTCACAAAGTCATGTCGCTGGAAGACTCAGCCGTCAAAGATCGCAACAAATTGAAGGAAGGCTTCCTAAGAGAATGTTTGAATCAGGAAGGAAGCATCGATGAACAGGGCATTGCAGCTAATTTCCAAAAGCTCGAAATCCAGCTAAAGACGACGAACTTGCGTGTACTCGTGCTGGTGATGGAAGGGGAACATGGCTACATATCCAACCAACGCGACAAGCAGCTCTCGCTTGTTAAAGAGGCTGTTTATGAACTTGCACTGAGAATATTTGCGGATCATGGAGCGTTGGAGAAAATTGAAACAGGCAGCCATTCCATGGTGCTGTTGATGAATGATACGGAAGGCATGAGTGACGATGCCTGGTTAGGATTTGTTCATCACGTGGACAAAATGATGGGAATTCAGCTGAAAATCGGCGTTGGCGAAGGGGCGGCTACGATGCAGGAGCTGGCTAATTCGTATGAAACAGCCAGAGAGGCTTTGGAATATGTATTTCTGAGGGATGATCAGCGCATTTATTTCTATGACAAAATTCAAGCGGCGATTCGCAAGAAGTTCCATTACCCTTTAAAGCTTGAGAATTCCCTGCTTAACCATCTGAAACTTAATGACAGCAAGGCGGCGATGGAGAACATTGACGAATTGTTTGAGGAAATTAAAGACTGTTCCATTAAGGATATCCATGCGACTTTAAAACAGATTGGTTCCAATCTGGATAAGGTTTTCAATGAGATTGTGGATTTGTCCCCCATCTATACGGCTCATCGGATGGAATCTTTAGCAGACGTGATCTCAAGCTTTGCAAGAGTGGATATGCTCAAGCAATTTTTCGAGGAATTAGTGCCATTTATTATCCAAGAGCTTAAGGGGAACAGGTATCGGGATTGCAAGGAAATCATCAAGCAAGCTTGCGATTATATTCAGCAGCATTATAGGAAAGATGACCTCTCGGCGGATTCGGTTGCTACGGCGCTCCATATCTCGATTCCTTATTTCAGTAAATTATTTAACGAAAATATGCGGGTATCCTTCTCTACCTATGTCACCAATTTGCGTCTGGCGGAAGCGGAAGATTTATTGTTACATACTTCGCTAAGAGTCAAGGAAATCGGCGAACAAATCGGCTTCTTGAACAGCACTTATTTTATTACGGTTTTCAAAAAGAAACATGGTCTTTCGCCGAATCAATTCAGGCAAATGAAGAAAGCGAATTAA
- a CDS encoding aldo/keto reductase has translation MKHIHIKGLEKPVSKLVMGSDFFRLNNPHEVSEILGHYLAIGGNTIDSAFIYCGGESEQAIGIWLDEMGNRDEMNIFTKGAHHNEHGPRVNAEAIRSDLFTSLERLRTDYIDLYALHRDDLATPVGAIVEALNEHVEAGRIRAFGGSNWTHERLQEANAYAEKHGLIGFTFSSPNLSLAKANEPFWAGCVSVDEQALRWYEAQQFPLLSWSSQARGFFSGRFSPEIRDNADIVRVFYSDENWTRLQRAQQLAQEKGVSTIQIALAYVVSQPFPACALIGPRSEAEMLSCRDGAELVLTAQELAWLDLSAAIV, from the coding sequence TTGAAGCACATTCATATTAAAGGCTTGGAAAAACCCGTTTCTAAATTAGTCATGGGCTCAGACTTCTTCCGCTTGAATAACCCCCATGAAGTCAGCGAAATCCTTGGACACTATTTGGCCATTGGCGGCAATACGATTGACTCAGCCTTCATCTATTGCGGCGGCGAGAGCGAGCAAGCGATCGGGATTTGGCTAGATGAGATGGGCAATCGCGATGAGATGAATATCTTCACCAAGGGCGCTCATCATAATGAGCACGGTCCCCGCGTGAATGCGGAAGCGATTCGCAGCGATTTGTTCACGAGTCTGGAACGATTGCGCACCGACTATATTGACCTCTATGCCCTGCATCGGGATGATCTGGCAACACCGGTTGGCGCGATTGTCGAAGCGCTTAATGAGCATGTAGAAGCAGGCCGCATCCGCGCATTTGGCGGGTCCAACTGGACGCACGAACGGCTGCAAGAAGCCAATGCGTACGCGGAGAAACACGGTCTCATCGGTTTCACCTTCAGCAGCCCGAATCTCAGCCTTGCCAAAGCCAACGAGCCCTTCTGGGCCGGCTGCGTCTCCGTCGATGAGCAGGCGCTGCGTTGGTACGAAGCCCAGCAGTTTCCGCTGCTCTCCTGGTCGTCGCAGGCGCGCGGCTTCTTCAGCGGGCGGTTCTCCCCCGAGATCCGCGATAATGCCGACATCGTCCGCGTGTTCTACAGCGACGAGAATTGGACGCGGCTGCAGCGTGCTCAGCAGCTTGCGCAAGAGAAGGGCGTAAGCACGATTCAGATCGCGCTCGCCTATGTTGTGAGCCAGCCGTTCCCGGCGTGTGCGCTCATCGGCCCGCGCAGCGAAGCCGAGATGCTGTCATGCCGTGACGGCGCGGAGCTGGTGCTCACTGCGCAGGAGTTGGCGTGGCTTGATTTGAGCGCAGCAATCGTGTAA
- a CDS encoding Gfo/Idh/MocA family protein — protein MTKLRWGILGCANIAIRACIPGIRQSQTGIVSAIASRSLQKSQEKAAELDIPKAYGSYEELIADPDIDAIYIPLPNHLHKEWTIRAVQAGKHVLCEKPAALTAAEVQEMVTASEQAGVQFAEAFMYRHHPRYDRIKAIIDSGEIGDVRGIHGAFTFSNPGDSKNVRYVREWGGGSAYDVGCYPLSAARLILGREPEAVTTHAFFSPEHDHVDMMMSGLVEFSGNVALTFDCGMWAGFRNTLEIVGAIGRIEVPSAFVTPTEESGHFIVQVGNERREEKVPFLNQYALQADDLAYAAWGEKAARFPASDAVLNMKLIDACLQSARERSRIVMNES, from the coding sequence ATGACAAAGCTTCGTTGGGGAATTTTGGGATGCGCGAATATTGCTATTAGGGCCTGTATCCCAGGCATCAGACAGTCGCAAACAGGAATTGTAAGCGCTATTGCCAGCCGTAGTTTACAGAAGTCGCAGGAGAAAGCCGCTGAGCTTGATATTCCAAAAGCGTACGGCAGTTATGAAGAACTAATAGCCGATCCCGATATCGATGCCATCTATATACCTTTACCGAACCATCTTCATAAAGAGTGGACCATTCGCGCTGTGCAAGCAGGCAAACATGTGCTTTGTGAGAAGCCGGCAGCCTTGACTGCTGCTGAAGTGCAAGAGATGGTGACTGCAAGCGAACAAGCTGGTGTTCAATTTGCCGAAGCATTCATGTACCGGCATCACCCTCGTTACGACCGTATCAAGGCGATTATTGACTCTGGAGAAATTGGCGATGTTCGCGGCATTCATGGCGCTTTTACCTTCAGCAATCCTGGCGACAGCAAGAATGTTCGCTACGTTCGCGAGTGGGGCGGCGGTTCTGCTTATGATGTTGGCTGTTATCCGCTTAGCGCAGCTAGATTAATTCTAGGCAGAGAGCCTGAAGCCGTTACAACGCACGCTTTCTTCTCACCTGAACACGATCATGTCGATATGATGATGTCCGGCTTGGTTGAATTCAGCGGTAACGTCGCTTTAACCTTCGATTGCGGCATGTGGGCGGGCTTCCGCAACACACTTGAAATCGTCGGCGCCATCGGCCGCATTGAAGTTCCCTCTGCTTTCGTGACACCTACGGAGGAATCCGGTCACTTTATCGTGCAAGTAGGGAATGAACGCCGCGAAGAGAAAGTACCTTTCCTTAATCAATATGCGCTGCAAGCGGATGATTTGGCTTATGCGGCTTGGGGCGAGAAAGCCGCTCGCTTCCCTGCGAGTGATGCCGTCCTGAATATGAAATTAATCGATGCTTGCTTGCAATCAGCCAGAGAACGCTCACGCATTGTCATGAATGAATCCTAA
- a CDS encoding helix-turn-helix transcriptional regulator has translation MSRQSMLPRLQQSSYFIFPESVGWYYDMLTHTVYRPEGLCETFSIHFVISGKGYVEIDGEQHVLQKGDAFLYFPYQEQKYYTSKDDPWSVRFVHFYGSYLKEFLLEKGFFRVLWSLKRLNELEEAFHQLLLEAETNGILRTTNLSTLTYQILSEFMSYAAPLTVNRGMESVDRILSLLPMMQQKACEPFILEEWAELTGVSTYYFCKLFRKAMSMTPLSFITLCRIQYAKQRLIEKEHLSIKDIAREAGYASASYFNQRFQEQEGMTPSEYRSFYAKGLFG, from the coding sequence GTGTCAAGACAATCTATGCTGCCGAGATTGCAGCAATCCTCCTATTTCATTTTTCCAGAATCGGTCGGTTGGTATTATGATATGCTGACCCATACCGTCTATCGGCCTGAAGGGCTCTGTGAAACGTTCAGTATCCACTTTGTAATTTCCGGCAAGGGGTATGTCGAAATAGACGGCGAACAGCATGTGCTTCAAAAAGGAGATGCTTTTCTATATTTTCCGTACCAAGAGCAGAAATACTATACGTCCAAGGATGATCCATGGAGTGTGCGTTTCGTTCATTTTTACGGGAGCTATCTCAAAGAATTTTTGCTGGAAAAAGGTTTTTTTCGCGTGTTGTGGTCACTAAAGAGATTGAATGAACTTGAGGAAGCCTTCCACCAATTATTGCTGGAGGCGGAGACGAACGGGATTCTTCGAACAACCAACCTATCGACATTGACGTATCAGATATTGAGCGAGTTCATGAGTTATGCGGCTCCTTTGACCGTGAATCGTGGGATGGAGTCGGTTGATCGCATTCTGTCACTGCTCCCAATGATGCAGCAAAAAGCCTGCGAGCCGTTCATTCTCGAAGAATGGGCGGAGCTCACAGGCGTCAGCACGTACTATTTTTGCAAATTGTTTCGGAAAGCTATGTCCATGACACCGCTCTCGTTCATTACGTTATGCCGGATCCAGTATGCGAAGCAACGTTTGATTGAGAAAGAGCATTTATCGATCAAGGACATTGCGCGGGAAGCCGGCTATGCAAGCGCAAGCTATTTCAACCAACGGTTTCAAGAACAAGAAGGCATGACGCCCAGTGAATATCGGAGCTTTTATGCCAAAGGGTTATTCGGCTAA
- a CDS encoding glycosyltransferase family 2 protein codes for MSDQPLVSIIIPTYNRRIELAELAESLVRQTYKNLQIIVVNDCGPSVDFIQDLYPELNIQIINMPENLKHVHARNRGLQEVQGEFIMLCDDDDLLLPIHIERMLQEIEGFDLVYPDVEIFHYAYENQTRIITDRFVFAYEFDIPAMRRFSTFFSSGCIFRPELIAALGPFDTEVFHYWDWDFFLRAAEQFRVKRAPIASVLYAFAQQGTSNMSGQLDNMRPYLDLLSVKHQLGELPTANFFLLLEEPEVKARQAATELIWDGQPIRSRLAE; via the coding sequence ATGTCTGACCAACCCTTGGTATCCATTATTATTCCAACCTATAATCGCCGCATTGAGCTGGCTGAACTGGCTGAATCTTTAGTGCGTCAAACCTACAAAAATTTGCAAATTATCGTTGTGAACGATTGCGGTCCATCCGTTGATTTCATTCAGGACCTATACCCTGAACTGAATATCCAAATTATTAATATGCCGGAAAACTTGAAGCACGTCCATGCCCGCAATCGCGGTTTGCAAGAAGTGCAGGGTGAGTTCATCATGCTCTGCGATGATGACGATTTATTGCTCCCCATTCATATTGAACGCATGCTGCAGGAGATTGAGGGCTTTGATCTCGTCTATCCAGACGTTGAAATTTTCCATTACGCTTATGAAAACCAAACACGCATCATAACAGATCGCTTCGTCTTTGCTTATGAATTCGATATCCCGGCCATGCGCAGATTTTCTACGTTCTTTTCTTCCGGCTGCATCTTCCGGCCTGAGCTTATTGCCGCGTTGGGTCCATTTGACACAGAGGTCTTCCATTATTGGGACTGGGATTTCTTCCTGCGCGCGGCTGAGCAGTTCCGTGTCAAACGCGCACCCATCGCGAGTGTTCTTTATGCATTTGCCCAACAAGGAACCAGCAACATGTCAGGGCAATTAGACAACATGCGTCCCTACTTGGATCTGCTTTCGGTGAAGCATCAGCTTGGTGAACTGCCTACCGCGAACTTCTTCCTGCTGCTGGAAGAACCCGAAGTGAAAGCCCGCCAAGCTGCCACAGAGCTTATCTGGGATGGTCAGCCGATCCGTTCCCGCTTAGCCGAATAA
- a CDS encoding VanW family protein produces the protein MKQKLTKLFPALYRMRIIQLRLYRHFTNLNPALTYAKHRTQHTLPYTCKKHQSLLRRKLGSSDPILQENKITNLRLSVAKMDGIVIRPGETFSFWKLVGKTTSAKGYIEGLLLSQGGVKRGVGGGICQLGNLLFWMALHTPLQVVERHHHSFDPFPDDHRVLPFGSGASVFYNYIDLRIYNPTQTTFQFRLWLTEEHLKGSVHSNELIPHSYHVEERNHRFLEKDGRTYRENEIWRKVIDRRSGNTNREEKMLHNFSEVKYDLFSTT, from the coding sequence GTGAAGCAAAAATTAACAAAACTGTTTCCTGCACTGTATCGAATGCGTATCATTCAGTTGAGGCTTTATCGCCATTTCACGAATTTGAATCCTGCTTTGACTTATGCCAAACATCGAACTCAACATACGCTTCCCTATACGTGCAAAAAGCACCAATCACTTCTGCGAAGAAAGCTTGGTTCATCTGACCCGATACTGCAAGAGAACAAAATTACGAATCTGCGTCTTAGTGTGGCGAAAATGGATGGCATTGTGATTCGACCAGGGGAAACCTTCTCATTCTGGAAGCTGGTTGGGAAAACAACGTCGGCCAAAGGCTACATCGAGGGTTTGCTGCTTTCGCAGGGCGGGGTGAAGCGGGGTGTCGGCGGCGGGATTTGCCAATTAGGGAACCTGCTCTTTTGGATGGCTTTGCACACACCGCTTCAAGTGGTAGAGCGGCATCATCATAGCTTTGATCCGTTTCCTGATGATCATAGGGTGCTGCCTTTTGGGAGCGGGGCCAGCGTTTTTTACAACTACATTGACTTGCGGATCTACAATCCCACACAAACAACTTTCCAGTTCAGACTCTGGTTGACGGAGGAGCATTTGAAAGGTTCCGTGCACAGTAATGAGTTGATTCCCCATAGCTATCATGTGGAGGAAAGAAATCATCGTTTTTTGGAAAAGGATGGCCGGACGTATCGAGAGAATGAAATCTGGCGCAAGGTTATCGACAGAAGAAGCGGCAATACCAATAGAGAGGAGAAGATGCTGCATAATTTCTCGGAAGTAAAGTATGATTTGTTCAGTACTACATAA
- a CDS encoding DUF2238 domain-containing protein, with amino-acid sequence MRERAGKWLGKAQTFASNRPLHVMSIVYLVIWIWMAVSPYSRFDWVLENLLIWAAIIVLVCTYKRFSMSNLSYGLIGLFLVLHTVGAHYSYNENVVDVWLKLLFHSQRDNFDRLVHFSFGLLLAYPIREVMSACTTLSSRWLSGITCVIVLAMGAFYELIEMWVALLVAPEIGILFLGTQGDPWDTHHDMELALYGSIIAMCMTAFMQRIKQREAGCR; translated from the coding sequence GTGAGAGAGAGAGCTGGCAAGTGGCTGGGAAAAGCACAAACGTTTGCGTCGAACCGTCCACTGCACGTGATGAGTATCGTGTATCTGGTCATATGGATATGGATGGCGGTATCGCCGTATAGCAGATTTGATTGGGTATTGGAGAATCTGTTGATATGGGCCGCAATTATCGTACTGGTGTGTACATATAAAAGATTTTCGATGTCTAATCTATCCTATGGGCTTATTGGCTTATTTCTAGTGCTTCATACAGTAGGTGCGCATTATTCGTATAATGAGAACGTAGTGGATGTTTGGCTGAAGCTCCTGTTTCATTCGCAGCGAGACAATTTCGACCGCTTGGTACATTTCAGCTTTGGGCTGCTGCTTGCTTATCCAATTAGGGAAGTCATGTCAGCCTGTACGACACTAAGTAGCAGATGGCTTTCTGGGATAACCTGTGTTATCGTTTTGGCTATGGGAGCTTTTTATGAGCTGATCGAAATGTGGGTGGCATTACTTGTTGCCCCGGAAATTGGGATCTTGTTTCTTGGGACGCAAGGGGATCCATGGGATACGCACCACGATATGGAGCTTGCACTTTATGGTTCGATCATTGCGATGTGCATGACCGCATTCATGCAGAGGATTAAACAAAGGGAGGCTGGTTGTAGATGA
- a CDS encoding lactonase family protein: MTIGGQKEQFLYVGSYTDEQNQEGIRLYSLNSEHGELTLVAAYNDLPNASFLALNDTRSVLYAVSETVTYNGGFGGAAAAYAIEAGTWTLQKINQQPTDGSAPCYISLDKTNRVALVANYGSGDVTVYPIEDGGGLGVHSPLVKHEGALGPQTDRQEAPHAHSIVPSPNNRFAISADLGLDRLMVSRIDAERGILLPHGEAVMKPGAGPRHLVYSADSRYVYAINELDSTITVLGFEADAGVLTALQSIATLPEGFSGESTCADIHLSGDGRFLYASNRGHDSIAVYAVDRESGTLSVVGWQATLGRTPRNFALSPQGDYLLAANQDSSSITVFRLDAKTGMLQETGQSAAVARPVCIKFL, translated from the coding sequence ATGACGATTGGCGGACAAAAGGAGCAGTTTTTGTATGTTGGCTCCTATACCGATGAGCAAAATCAAGAAGGAATTCGCTTGTACAGTTTGAATTCCGAGCATGGTGAACTGACGCTTGTAGCAGCTTATAATGATTTGCCGAATGCTTCATTCCTGGCATTGAATGATACTCGCAGCGTTTTGTATGCCGTTAGCGAGACGGTAACATATAACGGGGGGTTCGGAGGCGCTGCGGCGGCCTATGCGATTGAAGCCGGAACCTGGACGCTTCAGAAAATCAATCAGCAGCCAACGGACGGATCAGCCCCTTGCTATATCAGCTTGGACAAGACGAATCGCGTTGCCTTGGTCGCTAACTATGGAAGCGGCGATGTAACGGTCTATCCCATCGAAGATGGGGGCGGGTTAGGCGTACATAGCCCGCTGGTGAAGCATGAAGGAGCTCTGGGTCCGCAAACGGACCGTCAAGAAGCTCCGCATGCCCATTCGATTGTTCCGTCTCCGAACAATCGTTTTGCGATTTCCGCCGATCTGGGGCTCGATCGGCTGATGGTTAGCCGGATTGACGCGGAGCGCGGTATCCTGCTGCCACATGGCGAAGCCGTGATGAAGCCGGGCGCGGGCCCGCGGCATTTGGTTTATAGCGCGGACAGCAGGTACGTGTACGCGATTAATGAGCTGGACAGCACGATCACCGTGCTGGGCTTTGAGGCAGACGCGGGCGTGTTGACCGCGCTGCAGAGCATTGCGACGCTGCCGGAAGGCTTCAGCGGCGAGAGCACTTGCGCGGACATCCATCTCAGCGGAGATGGACGGTTTCTGTATGCCTCGAACCGCGGACACGACAGTATCGCGGTTTATGCGGTGGATCGAGAGAGCGGAACGCTCTCGGTCGTGGGCTGGCAGGCGACGCTGGGGCGGACGCCGCGGAACTTCGCCCTGTCGCCGCAAGGGGATTATCTCCTCGCGGCGAATCAGGACTCCAGCAGCATTACGGTTTTCCGCCTAGATGCGAAGACCGGCATGCTGCAGGAAACCGGGCAAAGCGCTGCGGTAGCGCGCCCGGTTTGCATCAAGTTTCTTTAG
- a CDS encoding MATE family efflux transporter, giving the protein METAKKMTLFGLVWPIMIELFLQFMIGTADTLMVSRISDDAVAVVGISNQFFQAVIMLFVLISSGAGIVISQKLGAGKEEEARKVASMAFTLTVGLGLVVSLFLFFGANIFVNMLHVPESLHAMTYQYIRVVGSGTIVMSAILTLSTVIRSTGNTKGPMLVAVGMNIIHIFGNYVFIFGALGLPKWGLLGVSLSTVGSRAIALLVLFYIFRKSFTGLIQWRDLRLFDRPLLKEVAKVGLPMAFSSASWTISQVILFSMIATMGAEQLAARTYLNTMESFSFLAGWSFAMAVQIQVAHLFGAGQMEKAYRSLYKALFWGELVVITNTILLFIFGKNVVGAFTDNQEIISIVVGVMALNLLLQPLKMWNMPLNNALNAVGETKFVMNISIVCMWIIAVGGTYLFGLQLGWLIYGVYVAMILDEGIRGILVQRRWLARKKLPKKPAPVIQERRGIAGQM; this is encoded by the coding sequence ATGGAAACTGCAAAAAAGATGACGCTTTTCGGGCTTGTTTGGCCGATTATGATCGAATTATTTCTTCAATTTATGATTGGAACTGCGGACACCTTGATGGTTAGCCGAATTTCGGATGATGCGGTTGCTGTTGTTGGCATCAGTAATCAATTTTTCCAGGCGGTAATTATGTTGTTCGTTCTTATTTCCAGCGGAGCGGGGATTGTTATCTCACAGAAGCTTGGAGCGGGAAAAGAGGAGGAAGCCCGCAAAGTCGCTTCGATGGCTTTCACGTTGACTGTGGGTCTAGGCTTGGTTGTTTCGTTGTTCCTATTTTTTGGAGCAAATATTTTCGTCAACATGCTTCATGTGCCGGAATCGCTGCATGCGATGACTTACCAATACATCCGTGTGGTGGGCAGCGGAACGATTGTGATGTCCGCCATTTTAACATTAAGTACAGTCATTCGCAGTACAGGGAACACGAAGGGCCCCATGCTTGTAGCAGTGGGGATGAATATTATTCATATTTTCGGTAATTATGTGTTTATTTTTGGAGCTTTGGGATTGCCGAAATGGGGACTTTTGGGCGTCTCCTTGTCAACGGTCGGCAGTCGTGCGATTGCGTTGCTGGTCTTATTTTATATTTTCCGAAAATCTTTTACTGGACTCATACAGTGGCGTGATCTTCGCCTATTCGACCGTCCACTGTTAAAAGAAGTGGCCAAAGTAGGTTTGCCGATGGCCTTCAGTTCGGCGTCTTGGACGATTTCGCAAGTGATTCTCTTTTCCATGATCGCCACGATGGGAGCTGAGCAGCTAGCTGCTCGAACGTATCTCAACACGATGGAGTCCTTCTCTTTCCTCGCTGGTTGGTCATTCGCAATGGCGGTGCAAATTCAAGTGGCGCACTTGTTTGGCGCAGGTCAGATGGAAAAAGCATATCGCAGCCTGTACAAAGCTTTATTCTGGGGCGAGCTGGTTGTTATTACCAATACCATTTTGCTATTCATTTTTGGCAAAAATGTGGTGGGCGCCTTTACGGATAATCAAGAAATTATCTCCATCGTCGTAGGAGTAATGGCCTTGAACTTGCTGCTGCAGCCGCTCAAAATGTGGAATATGCCGCTGAACAATGCGCTTAACGCGGTGGGTGAAACCAAATTTGTGATGAACATCAGTATTGTTTGTATGTGGATCATTGCCGTCGGTGGTACGTATCTGTTCGGACTTCAACTTGGGTGGCTTATCTATGGGGTGTATGTAGCGATGATTCTGGACGAAGGAATCCGCGGCATTCTGGTTCAAAGACGCTGGCTCGCGCGGAAGAAACTGCCCAAAAAACCTGCACCCGTAATCCAAGAGCGGCGTGGTATCGCTGGGCAGATGTGA
- a CDS encoding MarR family winged helix-turn-helix transcriptional regulator, translated as MTDNRNSIPRWISLLYRYGQMYIGEHLKEYEIGRGQHIFINALYREDGLTQEELADHLKIDKGTTAKALKKLEEQGYITRTVSEKDKRCNEVHLTDKALLIKEDVRKVLTDWRERLTYGMSDEEKALALTILEKMGTNAARFAEEPMEP; from the coding sequence ATGACAGATAACCGAAATTCAATTCCGAGATGGATCTCATTGTTGTACCGCTATGGGCAGATGTATATCGGTGAACATTTGAAGGAGTATGAGATTGGGCGGGGGCAGCATATTTTCATTAATGCGCTATATCGAGAAGATGGTCTCACCCAGGAAGAACTGGCCGACCATTTGAAAATTGATAAAGGAACCACCGCGAAGGCATTAAAAAAATTAGAAGAGCAAGGCTACATAACCCGCACAGTGAGTGAAAAGGATAAGAGATGCAATGAAGTCCATCTTACGGATAAAGCGCTCCTGATCAAGGAGGATGTTCGTAAAGTTTTGACGGATTGGCGCGAGCGCCTGACGTACGGCATGAGCGATGAAGAGAAAGCATTAGCTTTAACGATTTTGGAGAAAATGGGCACTAATGCCGCCCGTTTCGCAGAGGAGCCGATGGAGCCATGA